The proteins below are encoded in one region of Segatella copri:
- the rpsO gene encoding 30S ribosomal protein S15 has translation MYLDKAKKEEIFSKYGKSNSDTGSAESQIALFSYRIAHLTEHVKKNRKDYTTTRALTQLVGKRRALLDYLYDRDINRYRAIIKALGLRK, from the coding sequence ATGTATTTAGACAAAGCAAAAAAAGAAGAGATCTTTAGCAAGTACGGAAAGTCTAACTCTGATACTGGTTCAGCTGAGAGCCAGATAGCATTGTTCTCATACCGTATTGCTCATTTGACGGAACATGTTAAGAAGAACCGTAAAGATTATACTACAACACGTGCGTTGACACAGCTTGTAGGAAAGCGTCGTGCATTGCTCGATTACTTGTATGATCGCGACATCAATCGCTATCGTGCTATCATCAAGGCCCTCGGTCTTCGTAAGTAA
- a CDS encoding helix-turn-helix transcriptional regulator, whose amino-acid sequence MIHFLEQHFVELVTITSIIYLTLATILLLYQTPDTAVYKTFRRSKRLMAGGMMLISLNIWIWIASFTGSWTEYNNWVPCFDIILFYLMGICFSFSLSSLLDPHYISRKRCRTIAVKFTMTAFFALIAMTDALKAYQIPLLLIALIGLLEMLIGHIYYFNKCYLRSNALFENYFSNEKSHFIRWLKVSHWLFYGMLILGVISIRTGALFNWLVQFYVVGMNLYILVNIINYASEYETLMKADCDKTEEEKSGEASPKKAYIETLRPRVTEWIQEKSYLKDQFTIDDLATRLYTNKTYLSSFIKEEFGMNFSSWIASLRLEEAKKMMSEHPDAKLKDIAYNVGFSSLPYFSSVFAKSEGVTPSAWMKEISRNKER is encoded by the coding sequence ATGATTCATTTCTTAGAACAGCACTTTGTAGAACTTGTAACCATAACCAGCATCATCTATCTGACGCTGGCAACCATCCTGTTGCTCTACCAGACACCTGATACGGCCGTTTACAAAACTTTCCGCAGATCTAAAAGACTGATGGCAGGCGGAATGATGCTCATCAGCCTGAATATATGGATCTGGATAGCTTCATTTACAGGAAGCTGGACGGAATATAACAACTGGGTTCCCTGTTTCGACATCATCCTCTTCTATCTGATGGGCATCTGCTTCAGCTTCTCGCTCAGCAGTCTGCTCGACCCTCATTATATCTCCCGGAAGCGCTGCAGGACGATAGCCGTAAAGTTCACAATGACGGCTTTCTTCGCCCTTATCGCCATGACAGATGCGCTGAAGGCATACCAGATACCCCTGCTGCTTATCGCCCTGATAGGACTGCTGGAGATGCTCATAGGGCATATCTACTACTTCAACAAGTGCTATCTGAGAAGCAACGCCCTCTTCGAAAACTACTTCTCGAACGAGAAGAGCCATTTCATCAGATGGCTCAAGGTGAGCCACTGGCTCTTCTACGGCATGCTGATACTGGGCGTGATATCCATCCGTACGGGTGCCCTGTTCAACTGGCTGGTGCAATTCTATGTGGTGGGCATGAACCTCTATATTCTGGTAAACATCATCAACTATGCCTCAGAATACGAGACGCTGATGAAGGCAGACTGCGATAAGACGGAAGAAGAAAAGAGCGGAGAAGCCAGTCCGAAGAAAGCCTACATCGAAACGCTGCGCCCTAGAGTAACGGAATGGATTCAGGAGAAATCGTATCTGAAGGACCAGTTCACGATAGATGATCTTGCCACCAGGCTGTATACCAACAAGACCTACCTCTCCTCCTTCATCAAGGAAGAATTCGGCATGAACTTCAGCAGTTGGATAGCGAGTCTGCGCCTGGAAGAAGCCAAGAAAATGATGAGCGAGCATCCTGATGCCAAGCTGAAGGATATCGCCTACAACGTAGGTTTCTCCTCGCTGCCCTACTTTTCGAGCGTCTTTGCCAAATCAGAAGGTGTTACGCCATCTGCCTGGATGAAAGAAATCAGCAGGAATAAAGAAAGATAA